The following DNA comes from Candidatus Auribacterota bacterium.
GGTTACCTTCTCTCCAGCTTCAACCTTAACCAGCTTAGCTCCTTTTCTTTTGTCCATCGTAGCTGCCATGTCTTGCCAATTAGCAGCCATTTTCTCTCTTTCATCTGAAAAACCACCTAGCAGTTTCTTTGTTTCACTGACAATACCAGCTACATACTTGGCCAACTCTTTCTTGAGCTCTTCGCTCATATCCGCATGCGCATCAGAGAATTCCTTGAGCTTGTTTTTAACGTGGGTCTCGATGTCCTTGATACCTTTTCTAATGTCCCCCATCATAGCCTTAAAGCCCTTAATTCTATCTGCTTCTCCTTTCTCAAGCCCTTCCTCAAGATTGTCAGCCATCTCTTTATGGGCCTTCGCTATTGCTTTCATCATGGTGCCAACATTTTTAGTGAGGTCTTTTACGAAGTCAGTCAAACTTTCTGATAACTCCTCACTCATTTCTTTATGCTCTTTCTGGAATCTTTTAAGCGTGCTTTCCACGTTTTTCGACAGATCCTCGACGAAATCGGCTAATGACTTAGCCTGTTCCGCGCTCATTCTCTTCCTGTCTTGCGTGAAGCCTTTTAAGGTCTTTTGGGTATCAGCCACCAGCTCACCGAGCGCCTTTACCCGCAGATCATACGAGCCGATGATATCCTCGCCCAACCTTTTCATGCTATCTGCAATACCCATAACTCCCTCCTTACTTTGTCTTTTCCTCTCTCCCCCTGCAAACAACCATCCGCGAGTGATACGAGTCTAGAAATCACCTATCTATATAAACCCCGGGAGGGTGATTTTTCTCTCTCCCGCTCCTCCCCCCGAGAGTAAATTACATTATGCACGTTAGCTCGCTTTGGCTCGCTAATTAAAACCCTAAATCCTAAACCCGAAACTCTAAACAAATCCAAAACCCAAAAACCCAAACAAAGACGCATGGACGATGAAAAAATTCCAAAGTTATTGTAATCCCGAGGCAGCAAAAGCATCTCCGGAACAAGTCCCCTGTGCTACCGAAGCGTACTCACTCCGATCACTGATCTGATCAGTCTCTTTCTGATACCGGAGCTGAATTTCCTGAACCGCCATCTTTAAATCTTTCACCTGAAGTTTATCACCCTTGGCCAGGAGACCCCTCAGGGATGCGAGAAGTTCCTGCTGTTCCTTCTCAAATTCATACAGCGCGCCCACAACCTCGTTCTTTCTCCGCTCTGTTTTTTCAAGAATCCGCCGTATCGTCTCCTGGAATTCTTTAACCCGCCGCGACTCCCCCCTGCCCAGAGAGCTCCTCAATTCATCAAGCTGTTCTCTCAACATCCTCGCCATCTCTCTCTGTTCGTCGAAATAACCATCCAGCAGATCGCGCACTTCCCTCTCCCGTTCCTCCTGCGCTGACACCACGCCATTCATCATCCCGTCAAAATCCCTCTTTCTTAGAGAACCGTTCTGGGCGAGAAGTTCGCGCAATTCCCCATTGGCATATTCGCGCTCCCTGTGTACATCAAGAAAAGATTCCTCAAAACCCTTGAGAAGCTGCTGCGTGGTGTCGCAAAGGGATTCAAACTCCCGTATGCGGGTGTCATAAGAGCCGAGCGCACTATCAATTATCGCTCGTACGTCACTGGATAGGGCTGCTTTTTTCATATTGCACTTCGATTGGGTTGAACATCCTTGAAGGGTATTGCTTGGCGAGATATGCCCCGCCTTGCGGGGGATACCTCGGCAAGCACCCTTTTCCCCGCTTACGCCGCTGACGCGGTAAGGCCGATCGCCTCGGCATACTTCAGGTACGTCTCGACTGATGCAACCACGACCCTGGCTTCAACAGCGAGCAGCTCAATACCCACCAACGACACTCTCACCCAGGCATCAACCACGATGCCCTTATCCAGTATCCGGTCGATAACCTCAACCAGGCTGGATGAACCGATCGTTTTCTCTACTGCCATGTTAATTCACCTCCTTCCCTTATTGGATTTTTGCTGCAAACTCCTCGATGCCACTCACTCAAATCCCCCCTGCCCCCCTTTTCTAAAGGGGGAAAGAGGGGGATTTACGCTGCCGACGCGGTCAGGCCGATTGCTTCGGCATACTTCAGGTACGTCTCGACTGATGCCGCCACGATTCTGGCTTCAACAGCGAGCAGCTCAATACCCACCAACGACACTCTCACCCAGGCATCAACCACGATGCCCTTGTCCAGTATCCGGTCGATAACCTCAACCAGGCTGGACGATCCGATCGTCTTTTCCACTGCCATTTGACTCACCTCCCTTCACTTAGTATTCCGCTTTGGACTGAGGAGCGGTCAACCCCGATTTTATACTCTTGATTCAATAGCGCGAACAAAACCCCCACCGAACCGGTGGGGTAGTTTCACCTATGCATTCCTTGAGACACTGACACTCTTTTGTGTGCTTCTGGTAATAAGCCTCTGCATACCATTGCGATCCACTCCTCGGGGCTTATATCCTCGCGTCTGCAACGCCTTAATATCTTCCCCATTTCCCTGAATATATGTTCTTGAGCTGTCATTTCATTCACCGCCAATTAGAAATAGCAATAATCATGCCAAACGCTATAGATTGATGAATGAATATTACCGAATTAACATATCGCTCTTGGGTCAAGTATATTACGAATATGCAGATCGTTCAGATTAGACATTAAGAAATGTTGTAGACACAGAGGGGGGCCTGAAAGAGTGGGACATTTTTGGGACGGAACAGGACAGAATCGGGACAGTAAATATATGGTATCGTTCAAAAGGTTAGGCATTTCAGCGTTACTAACAATTTCCTCCCCCTCCGAAGGGGGAGGACAGGTGGGGGTGAAAAGTAATTACCCGTATCTCTTACTGGTTGAGCAAGAACGAGTAAGTACGGCAGAGCCCCCTCCCCTTCATCCCCTCCCACGGCGGGGAGGGGGAATATTGGTTATGGCCTTTGCCGAGACTTTTGAACGATATCAAGTTTTTAAGGAGTGAAGGGTATGGGTGAGGGGTTCAATACAATGAACACCCCGAGACTGAGAAGGTGTGAAAAAATCCAGTTTTCGGCTTATGTATGTGATATCAGAATATTGTCATTGCGAGCGGAGCGAAGCAATCTCTTGTTCCGCAATGAGTTGAGATTGCCACGTCCGCCTCGTCCCGCTTAGCGGGACTCGGCGTCCTCGCAATGACAATGTAACCTATTTTGTGCTCCCCGTAATATATGTGCTTTGGTCCTCGGGTGAAAGATAGGCGAGGACGGTATCCTTGAATTGTCTGAATCCGATTTCAAATACATTCTCAGAGGCCCTGACCAGTTCGGCTCTGTTTATTTTAATATCCCTGTCTTCGGCGCGCTCATACTGTGAACATAAAATATACAGGTCGAATACGTCTCTCGCCTGAATAACGGCCCTTGTGCCGAGAGCCTTTATTTTTTGCGATATTGCAGATTCGATGGGATAGTGCGGGATGGGGAAGGGAAGCAATTTGTATGTCCGCAACAGCGCCTCCCGGGCCCCCTACCATAAATGATTCATTACCTGTTTCCTTCAAGCGATAAAATATATTTTTCATATGGAGCCAGGTTATTGTATAATTGTATCAGAATTTGAAGCGATTAGACTGTTTAATCGCTTCTGGAGGGATATAGATGAAATACATCTGGGAGCGCAGAAATTGGTTTGATTTTAAATATGACGATGCCGTCTTGCTCAAGCCCTTGAGCCATCTGCGAGTCTTGCAGGGGAAATTATTGGGCCGCATTGCCTCTCTTGATATTAAGCTCGAGACCGAAGCTCAGGGGGCTATTCTGGTTGAAGAAGCCGTCCGCACCGCAGAAATAGAAGGACAAAAGCTTAATCGGGACGCAGTTCGCTCATCGGTGGCTGTAAGGCTTGGCTTGCCGCGCGGTATTGGTACTCACGATAGGAATGTTGACGGCCTTGTGGATGTTTTGCTTGATGCCGTTTGTTTTCACGATAAGCCTTTGACGCTGGAGCGACTTAATGGCTGGCATGCGGCATTGTTTCCTTCGGGTTACTCCGGTTTAAAAAAAATAATTGCAGGGGAACCACGGGGTAATGCGCCTATGCAGATAGTTTCCGGCCCCATCGGTAAAGAAAGGGTGCATTTTGAAGCGTTGCCGGGGGAGCACCTCGATGAAGAAATGCGTCTCTTTGTAAAATGGTGGGATTTGTCGCCAGGCCGCATGGATGGCATATTGCGCGCGGCCGCTGCCCATCTGCGTTTTGTGACAATTCACCCTTACGAAGATGGTAATGGCCGTTTGGCAAGGGCTTTAACGGACATGGCTTTGGCGCAAGACGAAAAATTAAAAGTCAGGTTTTACAGTGTCTCGTCTGAGATTATGCGCTCAAGAGACGAATATTATAAAATCCTTGAGGATGTGCAAAGATGCCGTCTCGATGCCACGAAATGGTTTATATGGTTTATCAAATGCGTCACGGCATCCATTGAGCATTCCAGAGATATCATCGCCAACGTATTCATACGATTTGACTTTTGGAATCAGCACACCCAGACACAACTTAACGAGCGTCAGAAAAAAGTTCTAAACCGCATCCTGGATGCCGGGCCCGGCAATTTTGCCGGCGGTCTGACAACGCGCAAATACGTAAGTATTGCCAGGGTCAGCCGCTCCACCGCTTTTCGTGAAATCGCAGATATGCTCGATAAAAATGTCCTGCGCCAATTACCCGGCAAGGGCCGTAGCGTTCATTACGATTTGGTTTGGCCAAGGATGGACAAGTAGGCAAAATTATAGGCACTTTAGATGTAACTGCTCAGGAGCAAGAATTCAGGAGTCAGGAGCCAGGAATTGGAATGAGGACGCCAGCGGCGACATTTGAGGACTTGGGATACGGCGATGTTTCCGAGTTATTACGGGGAGCATAAAATACTTTACATGTCATTGCGAGGAGCGCAGCGACGAAGCAATCTCAACTCTATGCGCAGCAGGAGATTGCTTCTCCCGCTTTGCGGGACTCGGCCTCCTCGCAATGACAACCTTAATGCTGATTTTTTCACACCTTCTGACCCCTTACGTTTTTATCAATGTCATTCGTTATCTGTGCTTGCTCAAGCCACATATTCCAATAGGCAATGAGTTCCTCTTCAGATAAATTGCGAAGATCAAGGTCTTCTTCGCTTGGAAATTCATCTCTGATTCTGTCCATAATCGGGTAAACCTTCAACCTGAAACGGCAATATCCCATCAGCCTTGTCAACGATAATATTATGCGCCTCGATAAGCGAATGGCCGGCCGTTTCCCTCTGGACATCGGGCCATATCGCCAACCATTCCTCCGCCGCCTTCGCGTACGCCATCAGTCTTCTTTCATTGGCATGAATACGCCGACTTCATCATCCACTGCCATCGAAATCTCTCCATAATACTTAAAAAAATGCCTGGGGTTTATTCCACTCACCGCCAAATCAATGTCGCGCGCCGTTACAACATTATCAATGCACGAACCGAATAGCACTATTTTCCCCGCTCCGTACGTCTTGCTTATCTCCACGATCCTGCTTAATTCCTTTTCAAGACTCTTTTTATTCATTATGCCCCTTCGCAATACCCTTCGGAATTTCCGGCAGGCTTCTCCTCATTACCCTCATTCTATTCCTTCACCATTGATAGATATACCCAGCTTCTTCATTTTCCGGTACAGCGCCTTCCTGTTCATCTGCAACATCTTCGCCGCTTTGACCTTGTTGCCTCCCGCCAGCGCGATTGCCTTTGTGATAAGACTCCTTTCAACCCTCCCCCTGATTTCCTCAAAGGAGGCGCCCTCGTTCAGATCCACCTTCAATTCCAGGCTTTCTTCCACATCGTTAACCGCCTCCAGCGGCGCCCCCGGCGCATCAGGGGACATGTACTCCGGTTCAATAACCCCCCCGCCGGCCATCAGGACGGCTCTTCTCACCATGTTCCTGAGCTCCCGCACATTACCCGGGTAACCATACTCAAGCAAATATCCAACCGCCGCTTTAGAAAAACCTTCCGCCTTTTTTCCGAACTCCTCATTCGCCTCTTTTAGAAAATGGTCGGCGAGCATGACAATATCGTCTTTCCTCTGACGGAGGGGAGGAAGCGCGATGCAAAACTCATTGAGGCGGTGGAAGAGGTCCTGCCGGAACTTCCCCCGTTTTACCCATTCCGTCAAATTGACGTTTGTCGCCACAATCACCCTCACATCAACATCCACACCCCTTCTCCCCCCCAGATGTTGTATCCTGCGTTCCTGAAGCGCCCGGAGCAGTTTCACCTGCACATTTTCGGTGAGATTGCCTACCTCATCCAGAAAGATGCTGCCTCCCTGCGCCTGCTCGAATTTACCCTCCTTCAGGGCATCCGCGCCCGTGAAGGCTCCCCGCTCATGGCCGAAGAGCTCGCTCTCTACCAGCGTCTCAGGGATCGCTCCACAGTCAACTGCGACGAACGGCTTGTCCTTCCGCGGGCTGCTCTCATGAATCATCTGCGCGAGCAGTTCCTTGCCGGTTCCGCTCTCACCCTGGATCAGAACGGTCATAGTGGTCGGCGCGACAATTTTGGCCTGGCTTATCACGCGCATAATCACACTGCTTTTCCCCATTGACTGCTCCAGGGCGGTCTTCTCCCCCAATCTCTTCCTCAGTATCTCCACCTCTCTGCTCAGATAGTGCGACTGGAGCGCTTTCCTGATCACAAGGACCAGCTCCTCGTTATCGAACGGCTTCGTAATGTAATCGAACGCGCCCAATTTCATTGCTCGCACCGCGTCTTTCACCTCGCCGAACGCGGTAAGCATTATGATGATAAGATTCTTATCAATCCTCTTCATCTCCTCTAAAAGCTCAACCCCATCCATCCCGGGTAGCTTGATGTCCAGCAAGGCCAGGTCCGGCCTGACCTTCTTGACCTTTTTAATCGCGGCTTTCCCATCTTCAACAGCGAACGTGTCAAACCCTTCTTCCCTCAGGATATCAGAGAGGGTCATGCGCAAATCGGCGTTATCGTCTACAATTAAAATGGATTCCATGGTTTAATCACCCTCCCCGCCTGCCTGTCGGCAGGCAAATCCCCCTCCATCCCCCTTTTTCAAAGGGGGAAGAAATCCCCTCTATTCCCCCCCTTTCGCAAAGGGGCTCTCTCAAAACCGTCATTGCGAGAAGTCCCGCTGAGCGGGACGACGAAGCAATCTAGCATTTCCCGCGTAAAAGCGAGATTGCCACGCTCCCTGCGGTCGCTCGCAATGACGCAGTGAGCATTTTTGAGACAGCCTCCAAATGGGGAAGGGGGGATTTTAATAAACAGGCACAGGGATAAGCTTCTTGGGCTTAAGTTTTCCCTGAATAGCCCGATCCATTCGCTCGGCAATGCTGCCAGGAATCCAGATTTCGCCACATCGGCCGCAAACCTGGACGGATACATTTTCAAAAAGGTAAAGATGCCCCTTTACCAAGCGATCAATGGACGTTTTTTGCCTCCGCAGTTTTCCACCGCACACAGCGCACAAAGAATCTTTCATGGCATTTTTTCCCTTCTGGTTTTAGGATCTAGCCACTTGCCAGGATCAAGCCAATGGACAGTAATAATATGAACAAGTTCTCCCACCGCGCAGAGAATATAAAGGGGCCTGCCATTGCGAACATAGCCTAGAATAAGACAGCTTGGATAAGGAGAATCCTTTGGATATGTTTCGATAATCTCACCTTCGGTGATGACTTTCTTTATCTCTTTAAGTAAAATGCCTCGACCATCACAACGCCTTTGGCAGTGTTTAGTAATTTGATATTTGCCTTCGTTAATCTTTTGGCGAATGAGTTCAATCATAGGGCATAGCCACAAAGCCAGATAAGCACTTCGCTCCGCTCGCGCTATCACCCTTCGGGCAGCCCTTTTTACAAAAGGGCTGGGTCGTCTCGGTGGTGTGCCTATCTGGTCCAGCCTCTTAAGTCGAAGGCTAAGGGGCTGTTGGAATTTCGATTTATTGAAATTCCGAGACGATGATTTATATCACATTTTGACAGGATCGACATCAGCAATCACCCCAACCTCAGAATCCTTGAGCGGATATACTGCCCCCCTTTTGCATGGGGGAAGGGCAAATCCCCCTCCCTGCCTGCCTGTCGGCAGGCAAATCCCAAACCTGCCTACGGCAGGCAAGTCCCAAACCTGCCCGCCAGAGGCGGGTGTCAAATGCCAAATAAATTCCAAATTCCAAAATTCAAACCATTTGCCCGCCTGCCTGTCGGCAGGCAAATCCCCCTCTGTCCCCCTTTTCCAAAGGGGGAAGAAATCCCATCCCACATCCTCCCCCCCTTTCGCAAAGGGGGGCAGGGGGGATTTATCTACCTTTGAAGCTGTCGTATGACTTTAAATATCTCTCTATCGGTGAATGGCTTGTCAATAAACACATAAGCGCCTTTGCGCCTTGCTTCCTCTCTTCTGTCTGCGCTTCCATATGCTGAGATAATAGCCGGGATTGTCTTAGGATTGCTCTTCCGCATTTGAGAGAGAACTGACATTCCATCACCATCCGGCAGATTCAAATCCAGGAATACCAGGTCCGGGGAGTTTTTCTTCAAATAATTAATGCCTTCTCTCCTTGTGCGGGCGGTTTTTACATTATAGCCCTTACTGACCAGGGATTCAGATAAGAGAGCGCATATATCCTTTTCGTCCTCTATGAGCAATATATTTTTTATCTGCTTTTTCGAGGGCGGCATGCGTCTTACTCTTTCCCTTTTCCGCTCCTCCAACTGGCCTTTCTCCCACCGTTCGAAAAACGGCCTTAACTCATCGAGTTCTTCGGGCCTCCGCCAGCCGGAGAAGCCGCTCTTCCAGACAAGCACCTCCCCCTTTTTTATTTTTCCTGTGGAAATCCAATTCTTCAATCTTCCATCATACACCGTTCTATATATCTCCGCTCCCCTCCTGATGTCCCATTTTATTTCCGCCATGATTTCCCTCCTTATTTTGCTGGCACGACCAGGTTTTATTTACTCAGGTACAACTTCCCGGAACCTCGGCAGGGATATTGTAAACGTTGAGCCCTGCCGGGGCTTGCTCTCCACCTCTATAGTCCCGCCGTGACTCACGATGATCCCATAGCATACAGTCAGTCCCAAGCCCACGCCCTCCTTTTTAGTGCTGAAGAAAGGATCAAACAACCTGATAATATCGTTCTCCGGAATTCCCCTCCCTGTATCCTGTATCATCATCATGAAAGTCTCGTCGCTGCATTCGGTTGCGATAGTCAATATTCCCCTTCTTGGCATGGCCTCAACAGCATTTTTTATTATATTCAGAAAGACACGCTCGATATATTCCCTATCAACACTGATCTTTAACAGACCCGGGGTGAACTTTTTAACCACCTTTATATTCTGCGATTTTATCTTTGGCCTGACAGATTCCAGCGCGCTATGCAATATCTTATGCGGATCATGCAAGCGAAGGTCCAGTTTGGACGGCCTTGCGCAATTGAGCAGCTCCGTGATCAGGAAGTTAATCCTTTCCGTATTTCTCACAATTACTTCAATATATCTGGATGCAGCACCTCCCGGTTTAAGGGCCTTCTCAAGCGCTCTCACAGACATGGCAACATTCGTGAGAGGGTTTCTTATCTCATGGGCAATGTTAGCGGAGATGCGGCCTGTGAACGCGAGTTTCTCGGATTTTACAAGTTCATCCTTCTTGTCACGCAGCTCCGCGTAAGATTTTTCGAGCTCTTCCCTGGACCCTGTGAGTTCTCTGATCAGTTCCTTTATTTTCCTGATGTTCCTGGCAACCAAAATAACATCTGATATCAGCTCTTCCCCTTTTTTAGCGGCGGACACATTAACACTCACGGGGATTTCATTATTCCGCCTGTCCCGATATATCATCTCACAATCCCTGATCGGGACTTTTTCCATAATCCCGGCGAGAGAAAAATCCTTGCACACCTTTCTCATCGGCCTGTTCAACAAGGCCTTCCTGTCATATGCCAGAAGATCCAGGGCCGCGCGGTTGATTTCTCTGATCCTCCCCTCCCTGTCCAAAATAATCACGCTGTCAATCAACTCTTCAATAGAGATGCATTGCTTCCCAGGATCATTCATCATAACCTGCTCCCTCTAGAGTATTATTCCGGCAACTCCCCATGAGCTATATCCGCCTCAGCCGCAACCTGTTGCGGGGGGGGGGGGGGGGGGGGGTAACCGGCAGCCTTACCGTGACCGTGGTACCCTTCCCCACCTCGCTGTGCACATCTATAGAGCCATTGTGTTGGCTGATAATCTGGTGGGCAAGGCTTAAGCCCAG
Coding sequences within:
- the gvpA gene encoding gas vesicle structural protein GvpA (There are 14 genes on the gvp gene cluster in halophilic archaea. The product of gvpA is a structural component of gas vesicles, which provide buoyancy to cells and promote flotation. It has been reported that the products of gvpAO and gvpFGJKLM represent the minimal set required for gas vesicle formation in halophilic archaea.) is translated as MAVEKTIGSSSLVEVIDRILDKGIVVDAWVRVSLVGIELLAVEARIVAASVETYLKYAEAIGLTASAA
- a CDS encoding DUF3627 domain-containing protein; translation: MGIADSMKRLGEDIIGSYDLRVKALGELVADTQKTLKGFTQDRKRMSAEQAKSLADFVEDLSKNVESTLKRFQKEHKEMSEELSESLTDFVKDLTKNVGTMMKAIAKAHKEMADNLEEGLEKGEADRIKGFKAMMGDIRKGIKDIETHVKNKLKEFSDAHADMSEELKKELAKYVAGIVSETKKLLGGFSDEREKMAANWQDMAATMDKRKGAKLVKVEAGEKVTTVEDAVKKPGKKGGRRKGKKG
- a CDS encoding sigma-54 dependent transcriptional regulator, which codes for MESILIVDDNADLRMTLSDILREEGFDTFAVEDGKAAIKKVKKVRPDLALLDIKLPGMDGVELLEEMKRIDKNLIIIMLTAFGEVKDAVRAMKLGAFDYITKPFDNEELVLVIRKALQSHYLSREVEILRKRLGEKTALEQSMGKSSVIMRVISQAKIVAPTTMTVLIQGESGTGKELLAQMIHESSPRKDKPFVAVDCGAIPETLVESELFGHERGAFTGADALKEGKFEQAQGGSIFLDEVGNLTENVQVKLLRALQERRIQHLGGRRGVDVDVRVIVATNVNLTEWVKRGKFRQDLFHRLNEFCIALPPLRQRKDDIVMLADHFLKEANEEFGKKAEGFSKAAVGYLLEYGYPGNVRELRNMVRRAVLMAGGGVIEPEYMSPDAPGAPLEAVNDVEESLELKVDLNEGASFEEIRGRVERSLITKAIALAGGNKVKAAKMLQMNRKALYRKMKKLGISINGEGIE
- a CDS encoding DUF4172 domain-containing protein; translation: MKYIWERRNWFDFKYDDAVLLKPLSHLRVLQGKLLGRIASLDIKLETEAQGAILVEEAVRTAEIEGQKLNRDAVRSSVAVRLGLPRGIGTHDRNVDGLVDVLLDAVCFHDKPLTLERLNGWHAALFPSGYSGLKKIIAGEPRGNAPMQIVSGPIGKERVHFEALPGEHLDEEMRLFVKWWDLSPGRMDGILRAAAAHLRFVTIHPYEDGNGRLARALTDMALAQDEKLKVRFYSVSSEIMRSRDEYYKILEDVQRCRLDATKWFIWFIKCVTASIEHSRDIIANVFIRFDFWNQHTQTQLNERQKKVLNRILDAGPGNFAGGLTTRKYVSIARVSRSTAFREIADMLDKNVLRQLPGKGRSVHYDLVWPRMDK
- a CDS encoding response regulator; the encoded protein is MAEIKWDIRRGAEIYRTVYDGRLKNWISTGKIKKGEVLVWKSGFSGWRRPEELDELRPFFERWEKGQLEERKRERVRRMPPSKKQIKNILLIEDEKDICALLSESLVSKGYNVKTARTRREGINYLKKNSPDLVFLDLNLPDGDGMSVLSQMRKSNPKTIPAIISAYGSADRREEARRKGAYVFIDKPFTDREIFKVIRQLQR
- the gvpA gene encoding gas vesicle structural protein GvpA (There are 14 genes on the gvp gene cluster in halophilic archaea. The product of gvpA is a structural component of gas vesicles, which provide buoyancy to cells and promote flotation. It has been reported that the products of gvpAO and gvpFGJKLM represent the minimal set required for gas vesicle formation in halophilic archaea.), with product MAVEKTIGSSSLVEVIDRILDKGIVVDAWVRVSLVGIELLAVEARVVVASVETYLKYAEAIGLTASAA
- a CDS encoding DUF4258 domain-containing protein, encoding MIELIRQKINEGKYQITKHCQRRCDGRGILLKEIKKVITEGEIIETYPKDSPYPSCLILGYVRNGRPLYILCAVGELVHIITVHWLDPGKWLDPKTRREKMP
- a CDS encoding ATP-binding protein translates to MMNDPGKQCISIEELIDSVIILDREGRIREINRAALDLLAYDRKALLNRPMRKVCKDFSLAGIMEKVPIRDCEMIYRDRRNNEIPVSVNVSAAKKGEELISDVILVARNIRKIKELIRELTGSREELEKSYAELRDKKDELVKSEKLAFTGRISANIAHEIRNPLTNVAMSVRALEKALKPGGAASRYIEVIVRNTERINFLITELLNCARPSKLDLRLHDPHKILHSALESVRPKIKSQNIKVVKKFTPGLLKISVDREYIERVFLNIIKNAVEAMPRRGILTIATECSDETFMMMIQDTGRGIPENDIIRLFDPFFSTKKEGVGLGLTVCYGIIVSHGGTIEVESKPRQGSTFTISLPRFREVVPE